A genomic region of Xanthomonas campestris pv. phormiicola contains the following coding sequences:
- the mfd gene encoding transcription-repair coupling factor yields MAPLSFPVPPLPKSGQLRAFWRAPASSTALAWHIACAAAAHRGPLLVVARDNQSAHQIEADLHTLLAGDQQLPVVPFPDWETLPYDQFSPHPDIISQRLSALHRLPTLQQGIVVVPVQTLMQRVAPLRYIVGGSFDLRVGQRLDLEAEKRRLESAGYRNVPQVMDPGDFAVRGGLLDVYPMGAETPLRVELLDEDIDSIRAFDPESQRSLDHVQAVKMLPGREVPMDDASVERVLATLRERFDVDTRRSALYQDLKARLAPSGIEYYLPLFFQEPRSAGAPARDATATLFDYLGETALPLLAPGVGAAADAFWAQTQNRYEQRRHDVERPLLAPEELYQAPDTLREKLNGLPRIEVWAADHPRIGDAQSLGDQPLPPLPVAAKDAAPAEALKSFLGSYAGRVLIAADSPGRREALLEVLAAADLKPEVIPNFAAFLPSPTARRWREAPDEGTPPARSSSKQAAASSASSTAARKQTASGRTLTPTPLSHGDSLRSPQGEGLGGSGGLDVAPAAFAIAVAPLDDGFALDDPRIAVLTERQLFPERAGQPRRTRRAGREPEAIIRDLGELTEGAPIVHEDHGVGRYRGLIVLDAGGMPGEFLEIEYAKGDRLYVPVAQLHLISRYSGASAETAPLHSLGGEQWSKAKRRAAEKVRDVAAELLEIQARRRARAGLALQVDRAMYEPFAAGFPFEETGDQLAAIEATLRDLGSSQPMDRVVCGDVGFGKTEVAVRAAFAAASAGKQVAVLVPTTLLAEQHYRNFRDRFADWPLRVEVLSRFKSAKEIKAELEKVADGGIDVIIGTHRLLQPDVKFKDLGLVVVDEEQRFGVRQKEALKALRANVHLLTLTATPIPRTLNMAMAGLRDLSIIATPPPNRLAVQTFVTAWDNALLREAFQRELARGGQLYFLHNDVESIGRMQRELSELVPEARIGIAHGQMPERELERVMLDFQKQRFNVLLSTTIIESGIDIPNANTIVINRADRFGLAQLHQLRGRVGRSHHRAYAYLLVPDRRSITGDAQKRLDAIASMDELGAGFTLATHDLEIRGAGELLGEDQSGQMAEVGFSLYTELLERAVRSIRQGKLPDLDAGEEARGAEVELHVPALIPDDYLPDVHTRLTLYKRVSSARDSEQLRELQVEMIDRFGLLPDPVKHLFAIAELKLQANTLGIRKLELGENGGRIVFEAKPHVDPMTIIQMIQKQPRLYAMDGPDKLKVKLPLPEAADRFNAARGLLAALSPR; encoded by the coding sequence ATGGCGCCTCTTTCCTTCCCCGTTCCGCCGCTGCCCAAATCCGGCCAGCTCCGCGCCTTCTGGCGCGCCCCTGCGTCCTCGACCGCACTGGCCTGGCATATCGCCTGCGCCGCCGCGGCGCATCGCGGGCCGCTGCTGGTGGTCGCGCGCGACAACCAGAGCGCGCACCAGATCGAAGCCGACCTGCATACGCTGCTGGCCGGCGACCAGCAGCTGCCGGTGGTGCCGTTCCCGGATTGGGAAACCCTGCCCTACGACCAGTTCAGCCCGCACCCGGACATCATCAGCCAGCGCCTGTCGGCGCTGCACCGGCTGCCGACGCTGCAGCAAGGCATCGTGGTGGTGCCGGTGCAGACGCTGATGCAGCGCGTGGCGCCGTTGCGCTACATCGTCGGCGGCAGCTTCGACCTGCGCGTGGGCCAGCGCCTGGACCTGGAGGCGGAAAAGCGCCGCCTGGAGAGCGCCGGCTACCGCAACGTGCCGCAGGTGATGGACCCGGGCGATTTCGCGGTGCGCGGCGGCCTGCTCGACGTGTACCCGATGGGCGCGGAGACCCCGTTGCGGGTCGAACTGCTGGACGAGGACATCGACTCGATCCGCGCCTTCGACCCGGAATCGCAGCGCTCGCTGGACCACGTGCAGGCGGTGAAGATGCTGCCCGGCCGCGAAGTGCCGATGGACGATGCCAGCGTCGAGCGGGTGCTGGCCACGCTGCGCGAACGCTTCGACGTGGACACGCGGCGCAGCGCGCTGTACCAGGACCTGAAGGCGCGGCTGGCGCCGTCGGGCATCGAGTACTACCTGCCGCTGTTCTTCCAGGAACCGCGCAGCGCCGGCGCGCCGGCGCGCGATGCCACCGCCACCCTGTTCGACTACCTGGGCGAGACGGCGCTGCCGCTGCTCGCGCCGGGCGTGGGCGCCGCCGCCGACGCGTTCTGGGCGCAGACCCAGAACCGCTACGAGCAGCGCCGCCACGACGTGGAGCGCCCGCTGCTGGCGCCCGAGGAGCTGTACCAGGCGCCGGACACGCTGCGCGAAAAGCTCAACGGCCTGCCGCGCATCGAGGTGTGGGCCGCCGATCACCCGCGCATCGGCGACGCGCAGTCGCTGGGCGACCAGCCGCTGCCGCCGCTGCCGGTGGCGGCCAAGGACGCGGCGCCGGCCGAAGCGCTGAAGAGCTTCCTCGGCAGCTACGCGGGCCGCGTGCTGATCGCCGCCGACTCGCCGGGCCGCCGCGAAGCGCTGCTGGAAGTGCTGGCCGCGGCGGACCTGAAACCCGAGGTGATCCCCAATTTCGCCGCATTCCTCCCTTCTCCCACCGCGAGAAGGTGGCGCGAAGCGCCGGATGAGGGTACGCCGCCCGCGCGGTCCTCGTCGAAGCAGGCCGCTGCCTCGTCCGCATCCTCCACAGCCGCGCGGAAGCAGACCGCGAGCGGGCGTACCCTCACCCCAACCCCTCTCTCCCACGGGGACTCCCTTCGGTCGCCGCAGGGAGAGGGGCTCGGCGGCTCCGGTGGACTCGATGTTGCGCCGGCAGCATTCGCCATCGCGGTGGCGCCGCTGGACGACGGCTTCGCGCTCGACGATCCGCGCATCGCGGTGCTCACCGAACGCCAGCTGTTCCCCGAACGCGCCGGCCAGCCGCGGCGCACGCGCCGCGCCGGCCGCGAGCCGGAAGCGATCATCCGCGACCTCGGCGAGCTGACCGAAGGCGCACCGATCGTGCACGAGGACCACGGCGTCGGCCGCTACCGCGGGCTGATCGTGCTCGATGCCGGCGGCATGCCCGGCGAGTTCCTGGAGATCGAATACGCCAAGGGCGACCGCCTGTACGTGCCGGTCGCGCAGCTGCACCTGATCAGCCGCTATTCCGGCGCCTCGGCCGAGACCGCGCCGCTGCATTCGCTGGGCGGCGAGCAGTGGAGCAAGGCCAAGCGCCGCGCCGCCGAGAAGGTGCGCGACGTGGCCGCCGAACTGCTGGAGATCCAGGCGCGGCGCCGCGCCCGCGCCGGCCTGGCGCTGCAGGTGGACCGGGCCATGTACGAACCGTTCGCCGCCGGTTTCCCGTTCGAGGAGACCGGCGACCAGCTGGCCGCGATCGAGGCCACCCTGCGCGACCTGGGCAGCAGCCAGCCGATGGACCGCGTGGTCTGCGGCGACGTGGGCTTCGGCAAGACCGAGGTCGCGGTGCGCGCCGCGTTCGCCGCGGCCAGCGCCGGCAAGCAGGTGGCGGTGCTGGTGCCGACCACGCTGCTGGCCGAACAGCACTACCGCAACTTCCGCGACCGCTTCGCCGACTGGCCGCTGCGGGTGGAGGTGCTGTCGCGCTTCAAGAGCGCCAAGGAGATCAAGGCCGAGCTGGAGAAGGTCGCCGACGGCGGCATCGACGTCATCATCGGCACCCACCGGCTGCTGCAGCCGGACGTCAAGTTCAAGGACCTGGGCCTGGTCGTGGTCGACGAGGAACAGCGCTTCGGCGTGCGCCAGAAGGAAGCGCTGAAGGCGCTGCGCGCCAACGTGCACCTGCTCACGCTCACCGCCACGCCGATCCCGCGCACGCTGAACATGGCCATGGCCGGGCTGCGCGACCTGTCGATCATCGCCACCCCGCCGCCGAACCGGCTGGCGGTACAGACCTTCGTCACCGCCTGGGACAACGCGCTGCTGCGCGAGGCGTTCCAGCGCGAGCTGGCGCGCGGTGGCCAGCTGTACTTCCTGCACAACGACGTGGAAAGCATCGGCCGCATGCAGCGCGAGCTCAGCGAGCTGGTGCCCGAAGCGCGCATCGGCATCGCCCACGGGCAGATGCCCGAGCGCGAGCTGGAGCGGGTGATGCTGGATTTCCAGAAGCAGCGCTTCAACGTGCTGCTGTCGACCACGATCATCGAATCGGGCATCGACATCCCCAACGCCAACACCATCGTCATCAACCGCGCCGACCGTTTCGGCCTGGCCCAGCTGCACCAGCTGCGCGGCCGCGTCGGCCGTTCGCACCACCGCGCCTACGCCTACCTGCTGGTGCCGGACCGGCGCAGCATCACCGGCGATGCGCAGAAGCGGCTGGACGCGATCGCCTCGATGGACGAACTCGGCGCCGGCTTCACCCTGGCCACCCACGACCTGGAGATCCGCGGCGCCGGCGAACTGCTCGGCGAGGACCAGAGCGGGCAGATGGCCGAGGTCGGTTTCAGCCTGTACACCGAACTGCTGGAACGCGCGGTGCGCAGCATCCGCCAGGGCAAGCTGCCGGACCTGGACGCCGGCGAGGAAGCGCGCGGCGCCGAGGTGGAACTGCACGTGCCGGCGCTGATCCCGGACGACTACCTGCCCGACGTGCACACCCGCCTGACCCTGTACAAGCGCGTCTCCAGCGCCCGCGACAGCGAGCAGCTGCGCGAACTGCAGGTGGAGATGATCGACCGCTTCGGCCTGCTGCCGGATCCGGTCAAGCACCTGTTCGCGATCGCCGAGCTCAAGCTGCAGGCCAATACGCTGGGCATCCGCAAGCTGGAACTGGGCGAGAACGGCGGCCGCATCGTGTTCGAGGCCAAGCCCCACGTCGATCCGATGACCATCATCCAGATGATCCAGAAGCAGCCCAGGCTGTACGCGATGGACGGCCCGGACAAGCTGAAGGTGAAGCTGCCGCTGCCGGAAGCGGCGGACCGCTTCAACGCCGCGCGCGGCCTGCTGGCGGCGCTGTCGCCGCGCTGA
- a CDS encoding GNAT family N-acetyltransferase: MATRNRMPPWHENFTLPSGRELLIRPIRPEDGAPLQGAFSLLGPTEIRERFLHSVQELTEDMAQRLTHPNPKTELTLVAAEPLPPGEAVVGAVARAAITPGTREAEYAILVSSFVAGQGLGRQLMRKLVKWARRKYLDRLYGDVLESNLPMLQLAESLGFQPMPHPDTPGLVRVVLELGN, translated from the coding sequence ATGGCTACCCGCAACCGCATGCCTCCGTGGCATGAAAACTTCACCTTGCCCAGCGGCCGCGAGCTGCTGATCCGGCCGATCCGGCCGGAAGACGGTGCGCCGCTGCAAGGCGCCTTCAGCCTGCTCGGGCCGACCGAGATCCGCGAGCGCTTCCTGCATTCGGTGCAGGAACTGACCGAGGACATGGCGCAGCGCCTGACCCATCCCAATCCAAAGACCGAACTGACCCTGGTCGCGGCCGAACCGTTGCCGCCGGGCGAAGCGGTGGTCGGCGCGGTGGCGCGCGCGGCGATCACGCCCGGCACCCGCGAGGCCGAATACGCGATCCTGGTCAGCAGCTTCGTCGCCGGCCAGGGCCTGGGCCGGCAGCTGATGCGCAAGCTGGTCAAGTGGGCGCGGCGCAAGTACCTGGACCGGCTGTACGGCGACGTGCTCGAAAGCAACCTGCCGATGCTGCAGCTGGCCGAATCGCTGGGCTTCCAGCCGATGCCGCACCCGGACACGCCGGGACTGGTGCGCGTGGTGCTGGAACTGGGCAACTGA
- a CDS encoding cation diffusion facilitator family transporter: MSGSGDSRRAIFFALGANLAIALAKGAAALATGSGAMLAETVHSLADCGNQLLLLLGMRQAKRPASAEYPLGYGRAIYFWSFLVAVMLFCIGGMFSVYEGVHKLLQPEPLSSWGWAVGVLGFALLAEGVSLRTCLQEIAKVRGERSLWIWFRESRQAELIVIFGEDMAALLGLALALAAVLLTVLTGNPLWDALGTIAIGALLIVVAVLVAIEIKAMLIGQSVDPALQRQLHAFFQGQPEIERVIHLIAVQLGEDVMVSVQATLRQKHDAAALLADITRIERGLKQQFPAVRWSFFEPEAGAAAVASGN; this comes from the coding sequence ATGTCCGGCAGCGGCGATTCGCGGCGCGCCATTTTCTTCGCGCTCGGCGCCAACCTGGCCATCGCCCTGGCCAAGGGCGCGGCGGCGCTGGCCACCGGCTCGGGCGCGATGCTGGCCGAGACCGTGCACTCGCTGGCCGACTGCGGCAACCAGCTGCTGTTGCTGCTGGGCATGCGCCAGGCCAAGCGCCCGGCCAGCGCCGAATATCCGCTGGGCTACGGCCGCGCGATCTACTTCTGGTCGTTCCTGGTGGCGGTGATGCTGTTCTGCATCGGCGGCATGTTCTCGGTGTACGAAGGCGTGCACAAGCTGCTGCAACCCGAGCCGCTGAGCAGCTGGGGCTGGGCGGTGGGCGTGCTGGGGTTCGCGCTGCTCGCCGAGGGCGTGTCGCTGCGCACCTGCCTGCAGGAGATCGCCAAGGTGCGCGGCGAGCGGTCGCTGTGGATCTGGTTCCGCGAGAGCCGCCAGGCCGAGCTGATCGTGATCTTCGGCGAGGACATGGCGGCGCTGCTCGGCCTGGCGCTGGCGCTGGCCGCGGTGCTGCTGACGGTGCTGACCGGCAATCCGCTATGGGACGCGCTGGGCACCATCGCCATCGGCGCGTTGCTGATCGTGGTCGCGGTGCTGGTGGCGATCGAGATCAAGGCGATGCTGATCGGGCAGAGCGTGGACCCGGCCCTGCAGCGGCAACTGCATGCGTTCTTCCAGGGGCAGCCGGAGATCGAGCGGGTGATCCACCTGATCGCGGTGCAGCTCGGCGAGGACGTGATGGTGTCGGTGCAGGCGACGCTGCGCCAGAAGCACGACGCGGCGGCGCTGCTCGCCGACATCACCCGCATCGAGCGCGGCCTGAAGCAGCAGTTCCCGGCGGTGCGCTGGAGCTTCTTCGAGCCGGAGGCGGGCGCCGCCGCGGTCGCTTCCGGCAACTGA